Proteins encoded in a region of the Desulfurellaceae bacterium genome:
- a CDS encoding Mut7-C RNAse domain-containing protein: MPHLTPAEQTAPVTFLADRTVGKLARWLRILGYDTRYLPQLSPAGLVREGRRQSRVILTRNTQIRRFRDAPTFVFIEHDHFRDQLKQVVTALKLDPVAGLLSRCVACNQPLEAVDKDSVRTKVPAYTWQTQTTFHRCPGCRRIYWGATHREHIRAELRQMGLIEREDRPEG, translated from the coding sequence ATGCCACACCTCACGCCTGCCGAGCAAACAGCGCCTGTCACGTTTCTTGCGGACCGAACGGTCGGCAAACTGGCTCGCTGGCTGCGTATTCTGGGCTATGACACGCGCTACCTGCCTCAGCTCTCACCGGCCGGTCTGGTGCGCGAGGGCCGCCGCCAGAGCCGGGTCATTCTGACGCGCAACACCCAGATTCGCCGCTTCAGGGACGCACCGACATTCGTGTTTATCGAGCACGACCATTTTCGAGACCAGCTCAAGCAGGTGGTGACGGCACTCAAGCTCGATCCCGTCGCCGGGCTGTTGAGCCGGTGCGTGGCCTGCAACCAGCCCCTTGAGGCGGTGGACAAAGACAGCGTCCGGACCAAGGTGCCGGCGTATACGTGGCAGACCCAGACCACCTTCCACCGCTGTCCGGGCTGTCGGCGGATATACTGGGGAGCGACGCACCGGGAGCATATCCGGGCCGAGCTGAGGCAGATGGGCTTGATCGAGAGGGAAGACCGGCCCGAAGGCTGA
- a CDS encoding ABC transporter ATP-binding protein, with protein sequence MDTQREVELGKTYDLALLRRLWHYVRPYRARFLLALVCLPLTSACVLAQPYLLKLAVDRYMADHDAEGLAVVGLLFAGILVGEFIFFYTQFHATMLMAQNSLADLRRDLFAHLQELPASFFERTPVGRLVTRLTTDVDAINEAFSAGTLTIFMDVLTMVGIVTIMLMLDARLALVALLLVPPLLLALNFFRVRTRRNYRAIRERLARINAFLQETISGVMVAQLFAQEKKLFAEFVQRNRDYRDTNHLSNIYDATLFSLVEAISSISIALMLWYGAGQVSSGIVALGTLVAFVDYIQKLFVPMREFSTKYTTLQSALSAIERVFQLLDTPVMITSPETPHRPQKVRGRIEFEHVWFAYTNEDWVLRDVSFTLEPGEKVALVGATGSGKTTLSKLLSRFYDVQRGRILVDGVDIREWDLKVLRRHIGTVLQDVFLFVGDVATNISLGRTDIAPAALEQAAKTVHADGFVRQLPKGYAEQLYERGSNLSAGQRQLLSFARALAYDPAVLFMDEATSSVDPETELLIQYALVKLMESRTTLVVAHRFSTIQNVDRILVMHKGQLRETGSHQELMRLGGIYWHLYQLQYAGNEAPPAVRSAQGSGLLGGHRE encoded by the coding sequence ATGGACACCCAGCGCGAGGTAGAACTCGGCAAAACCTACGATCTCGCCCTGCTGCGACGGCTGTGGCACTACGTCCGGCCCTACCGGGCGCGGTTTCTCCTGGCCCTGGTGTGTCTGCCGCTGACCTCGGCCTGTGTGCTGGCCCAGCCCTACCTGCTGAAGCTGGCCGTTGACCGCTACATGGCCGACCACGACGCCGAGGGCCTGGCCGTGGTCGGCCTGCTGTTTGCCGGCATCCTGGTCGGCGAATTCATCTTCTTTTATACCCAGTTCCACGCCACCATGCTCATGGCCCAGAACAGTCTGGCCGACCTCCGCCGCGACCTGTTCGCCCATCTGCAGGAACTGCCGGCCAGCTTTTTTGAGCGCACCCCGGTCGGCCGTCTGGTCACCCGCCTGACGACCGATGTGGACGCCATCAACGAAGCCTTCTCGGCCGGCACCCTGACCATCTTCATGGACGTGCTGACCATGGTCGGCATCGTGACCATCATGCTGATGCTCGACGCCCGCCTGGCCCTGGTCGCCCTGCTCCTGGTGCCGCCCCTGCTGCTCGCCCTGAATTTTTTTCGGGTGCGGACCCGCCGCAACTATCGGGCGATTCGGGAACGCCTGGCGCGGATTAACGCGTTTTTGCAGGAAACCATTTCCGGCGTCATGGTCGCCCAGCTGTTTGCCCAGGAAAAAAAGCTGTTCGCCGAGTTTGTCCAGCGCAACCGCGACTACCGCGACACCAACCATCTGTCGAATATCTATGACGCCACCCTCTTCTCGCTGGTCGAGGCGATCAGCTCCATCTCGATTGCCCTGATGCTGTGGTACGGCGCGGGTCAGGTCAGCAGCGGGATCGTGGCCTTGGGCACCCTGGTCGCCTTTGTCGATTACATCCAGAAGCTGTTCGTGCCGATGCGGGAGTTCAGCACCAAGTACACCACCCTGCAGTCCGCCCTGAGCGCAATTGAGCGGGTGTTCCAGCTCCTGGATACGCCGGTGATGATTACCTCGCCCGAGACGCCCCACCGGCCTCAAAAGGTGCGCGGCCGGATTGAGTTTGAGCACGTCTGGTTTGCCTATACCAACGAGGACTGGGTGCTGCGCGACGTGTCTTTTACGCTTGAGCCCGGCGAAAAAGTCGCCCTGGTCGGCGCCACCGGCTCGGGCAAGACGACGCTCAGCAAGCTGCTGAGCCGCTTTTACGACGTTCAGCGGGGGCGCATTCTGGTCGACGGGGTCGATATCCGGGAGTGGGACCTCAAGGTCTTGCGGCGCCACATCGGCACAGTCCTCCAGGACGTGTTTCTGTTTGTCGGCGATGTCGCCACCAACATCAGTCTGGGACGGACGGATATTGCGCCGGCCGCTCTGGAGCAGGCGGCAAAGACGGTCCACGCCGACGGGTTTGTCCGCCAGCTGCCCAAGGGCTATGCCGAGCAGTTATACGAACGCGGCTCCAATCTGTCGGCCGGCCAGCGTCAGCTGTTGTCCTTTGCCCGGGCTCTGGCCTACGATCCGGCCGTGCTGTTCATGGACGAGGCCACCTCGAGCGTTGACCCGGAGACCGAGCTGCTCATTCAGTACGCCCTGGTCAAGCTGATGGAGAGCCGCACAACTCTGGTCGTCGCCCACCGTTTCTCGACCATTCAAAACGTGGACCGCATCCTGGTCATGCACAAAGGCCAGCTGCGCGAGACGGGCAGCCACCAGGAGCTGATGCGGCTGGGCGGTATCTACTGGCATCTGTACCAGCTCCAGTATGCCGGCAACGAGGCCCCGCCGGCGGTGCGCTCAGCCCAGGGGAGCGGGCTGTTGGGCGGGCACAGGGAGTGA
- a CDS encoding cadherin repeat domain-containing protein — translation MRATAGIHTVEQYVTIRVTPVDEPPTLTGPTSVLPYDENNTTQVARYTATDPEGATIVWSVDGDDAEDFTISNGVLNFDPAPNYEARADADGDNDYEVTVVASDGDLTTQQALAVTVTNLDEAGSLTLSSEYPQVETALTATLSDPDGASDIIWVWERSANRSTWTEIDGATSDSYTPGDAAMNHYLRVTVTYTDGHGEPGSKSLQRTSTNRVRAKPGDNNHPGFSDTTTTRSVPENTAAGRNIGDPIVATDLDDDPLTHTLDPADERVFAIDSRSGQLQTKAALDHEDTPSYSVTVTATDPSGDSDSITVTVTIEDEDERLTLTGPSNVPYEENATGTVATFSAADPEQESITWALTGSDRNALTLTVNTTDATLTFNTPPDYEADNRYSVTVEATAGNHTARQSVTVRVTNMNEAPEITRPADTVITYTENDTGPVATYRATDPERDPIQWTVDSDTFTISDGVLRFLIPPDYEAGDSYFVTVAASDGELTDRLSVTVTVTNEDEAGNLTLSSVQPQVDTALTAILTDPDGIVSTDWVWERSQDRRTWEPVKGTPADSYTPETDDAGWYLRVTVTYTDGADLNETKNAQVVSPHAVRTAPINNAPPAFTATTATLAVGANAGAGSRVGAVRAEDPEDYPLTYTLDDKDADAACFAIDWISGQITVGPGGLAPCGNQVTRSLGQRTISVKAEESKTTYEVTVIATDPSGESDEIPVFITVTSSPPPPPPPPPPPPPPPEVPKVEAGTEPLGVLENPGPGSRQSGLGLLSGWVCDADVVELEIDGIDATHRLEAAYGTDRADTQEACDDTDNGFGLLFNWNLLLLNADPPRDADMFTVRALADGVPFGQATFTVTTLGEEFLQGVTGETVVSNFPSPGEEVRLVWQQANQNFVLAPADSAPAQTGQ, via the coding sequence GTGCGCGCCACCGCCGGAATTCACACCGTCGAGCAGTATGTCACCATTCGTGTCACTCCCGTGGATGAACCGCCCACGCTGACGGGACCGACCAGCGTGCTGCCGTATGACGAGAACAATACGACACAGGTTGCCCGCTACACCGCCACTGACCCGGAGGGAGCGACCATCGTCTGGTCGGTGGACGGGGACGACGCTGAGGACTTCACCATCAGCAACGGCGTGCTGAACTTTGACCCCGCTCCCAACTACGAGGCGCGCGCCGACGCCGACGGTGACAACGACTATGAAGTGACCGTGGTCGCCTCCGATGGCGACCTCACCACGCAGCAGGCCCTCGCCGTTACTGTCACCAACCTGGACGAAGCGGGCAGCCTGACCCTGTCGTCGGAGTATCCGCAGGTCGAGACCGCGTTGACCGCCACCCTGAGTGATCCCGACGGCGCCTCTGATATCATCTGGGTCTGGGAGCGGTCTGCGAACCGGAGCACGTGGACGGAGATTGATGGTGCAACCTCGGACAGCTACACGCCGGGGGACGCTGCCATGAATCATTACCTGCGGGTCACGGTCACCTACACCGACGGGCATGGGGAGCCCGGCAGTAAAAGTCTCCAGCGCACATCCACCAACCGGGTACGGGCGAAGCCGGGCGATAACAATCATCCGGGGTTCTCGGACACGACCACGACCCGCAGCGTCCCGGAGAACACGGCAGCCGGGAGGAACATCGGCGACCCAATAGTGGCGACCGACCTGGACGACGACCCGCTGACCCACACCTTGGACCCTGCCGACGAGCGCGTCTTCGCCATCGACAGCCGGTCCGGCCAGTTGCAGACCAAGGCAGCGTTAGACCATGAGGACACGCCGAGCTACTCCGTCACCGTGACGGCTACTGATCCCTCCGGAGACTCCGACTCCATTACAGTGACCGTCACCATCGAAGATGAGGATGAGCGGCTCACGCTGACGGGGCCGAGTAATGTCCCGTACGAGGAGAACGCTACCGGGACCGTCGCCACCTTCAGCGCCGCCGACCCGGAACAGGAATCGATCACCTGGGCTCTCACAGGATCCGACCGCAACGCTCTCACCCTCACCGTCAATACCACCGACGCCACCCTCACCTTCAACACCCCGCCGGACTACGAGGCGGACAACCGCTACAGCGTGACTGTGGAAGCCACCGCCGGGAATCACACCGCCCGACAGTCCGTCACCGTCCGCGTCACCAACATGAACGAGGCGCCGGAAATCACCAGGCCGGCCGATACCGTTATCACATACACCGAGAACGACACGGGACCAGTTGCCACCTATCGTGCGACCGACCCGGAGCGCGACCCGATTCAGTGGACGGTCGATTCCGACACCTTCACCATAAGCGACGGGGTCCTGCGCTTCCTCATCCCACCCGATTACGAGGCAGGCGATAGCTACTTCGTAACCGTGGCAGCCTCCGATGGGGAGCTGACGGATAGGCTGTCCGTAACGGTCACCGTGACCAACGAAGACGAAGCGGGCAACCTGACCCTGTCATCGGTGCAGCCGCAGGTCGATACCGCGTTGACCGCTATCCTGACCGACCCCGACGGTATCGTCTCCACCGACTGGGTCTGGGAGCGGTCGCAGGATCGGCGGACGTGGGAGCCTGTTAAGGGGACGCCCGCCGACAGCTATACGCCGGAGACTGATGATGCGGGCTGGTACCTGCGGGTCACCGTGACGTATACCGATGGAGCCGACCTCAACGAGACCAAGAACGCGCAGGTCGTCTCGCCCCATGCGGTACGGACGGCGCCGATCAACAATGCGCCCCCGGCCTTTACCGCGACCACGGCCACCCTCGCCGTCGGAGCCAACGCGGGGGCGGGGAGCCGCGTCGGGGCGGTACGGGCTGAGGACCCCGAGGATTACCCGCTTACCTACACCCTGGACGATAAGGACGCGGACGCGGCCTGTTTCGCTATCGACTGGATCAGCGGACAGATCACGGTCGGCCCGGGGGGCCTAGCGCCCTGTGGGAACCAAGTGACGCGGTCACTCGGCCAGCGCACGATAAGCGTAAAGGCTGAGGAATCCAAGACCACCTACGAGGTCACCGTGATCGCCACCGACCCGTCCGGGGAATCCGATGAGATCCCCGTCTTCATCACCGTCACCTCTTCTCCCCCGCCTCCGCCCCCGCCGCCCCCGCCACCACCACCGCCTCCAGAAGTACCCAAGGTGGAAGCGGGGACAGAGCCGCTGGGCGTGTTGGAGAACCCCGGGCCGGGCTCACGCCAGAGTGGCCTCGGCCTGCTCTCCGGCTGGGTGTGTGACGCCGACGTGGTCGAACTGGAGATCGACGGCATAGACGCCACCCACCGCCTGGAAGCCGCCTACGGCACCGACCGGGCCGACACACAGGAGGCCTGCGACGACACCGATAATGGCTTTGGCCTGTTGTTCAACTGGAACCTGCTGTTGCTTAACGCAGACCCGCCCAGAGACGCCGACATGTTTACTGTGCGGGCCTTAGCCGATGGCGTTCCGTTCGGGCAGGCGACCTTTACCGTGACCACCCTGGGCGAGGAGTTTCTGCAGGGCGTCACGGGGGAGACGGTCGTCTCCAACTTCCCGAGTCCGGGCGAAGAGGTGCGTCTGGTCTGGCAGCAGGCCAATCAGAACTTCGTCCTGGCACCTGCGGACAGCGCACCGGCTCAGACCGGGCAGTGA
- a CDS encoding aminopeptidase: MGPPWVWLVWLSLLSACSPVYVLRLGYEEAKILWHRRPISDILQRPDLDPAARDKLRLVLRVRAFAEHELGFRVGGSYASLTEVSRPPLVHVLTAAPRTSLEPYTWWFPIVGRVAYKGYFSEDLARTAARRLEAQGYDTAVRTASAFSTLGWFDDPLLPHLLDYDAETLANVIFHELFHATFYLAGHTAFNESLANFAGHRAAIIFFRHEYGRHDDVTRRAEARWRRELELSACVARAAERLEALYASALAESDKLSRRGELFARFQTEYRALVGPEHARTGLASGKLNNAVLLNQLVYMRELEVFERVYQNGKDLPAALAIMTEAAEGAAEPFGGVRALLELARPPVSLPSRPDAAVAG; the protein is encoded by the coding sequence ATGGGACCGCCCTGGGTCTGGCTGGTGTGGCTCAGCCTGCTGTCGGCCTGCTCGCCGGTGTATGTCCTCAGGCTCGGCTATGAAGAGGCCAAGATTCTGTGGCACCGCCGTCCGATCAGCGATATCTTGCAGCGACCCGATCTCGATCCTGCGGCGCGGGACAAGCTGCGCCTCGTCCTGCGTGTCCGGGCCTTTGCCGAACACGAACTCGGCTTCCGCGTCGGCGGCAGCTACGCCAGCCTGACCGAAGTCAGCCGTCCGCCGCTCGTCCATGTGCTGACCGCCGCCCCGCGGACCAGCCTTGAGCCGTATACGTGGTGGTTCCCGATTGTCGGCCGGGTGGCCTACAAGGGCTATTTCAGCGAAGACCTGGCCCGGACCGCAGCGCGCCGTCTCGAAGCCCAGGGCTACGACACCGCTGTCCGCACCGCCTCGGCCTTCAGTACCCTGGGCTGGTTCGACGACCCGCTGCTGCCGCACCTGCTGGACTATGACGCGGAAACGCTGGCCAACGTGATTTTTCACGAACTGTTTCACGCCACGTTTTATCTGGCCGGCCACACCGCGTTTAACGAGTCCCTGGCCAATTTTGCCGGCCATCGGGCCGCGATCATCTTTTTTCGCCACGAGTACGGACGACACGACGATGTCACCCGCCGGGCCGAGGCGCGCTGGCGCCGGGAGTTGGAGCTGTCGGCGTGTGTGGCCCGGGCGGCCGAGCGTTTGGAGGCGCTGTACGCCTCGGCCCTGGCCGAGTCCGACAAGCTCAGCCGGCGGGGAGAGCTGTTCGCCCGGTTCCAGACCGAGTATCGGGCCCTGGTCGGGCCGGAGCACGCCCGTACCGGTCTTGCCTCGGGCAAACTCAACAACGCCGTGCTGCTCAATCAGCTCGTCTACATGAGGGAGCTGGAGGTGTTTGAGCGGGTTTACCAGAACGGAAAGGATTTGCCTGCCGCACTGGCGATCATGACCGAGGCGGCCGAGGGGGCAGCCGAGCCGTTCGGCGGCGTCAGAGCCCTGCTCGAACTCGCCCGGCCGCCTGTGTCCCTTCCGTCTCGGCCTGACGCCGCCGTGGCCGGCTGA
- a CDS encoding ABC transporter ATP-binding protein has product MYRLWPYIFRYRYRYLRGILCLLVTASLAMSIPLLLKRAVEGIEQGLPFFDISLSVAAIIGVALILGVVRAFSRFLIFNVGRDIEYELRNDLFAHVQQLSLRYYQRNFTGDLMSRFVNDVNAVRLLLGLGILNVLNTPLYYVYALSAMIAMDPGLTLVALAPYPLMIVVVRVMSRQIMARTLRVQEGLADLSTRVQEGASGMHVVRAYAREEWQNAEFASLNARFKADSIALSRVRGLFPPLMKSVSGLGLLVILWYGGTQVIAGRLSLGDLVAFMGYLHLLAWPTMALGWLVSILQRGRAALQRLDSVFRVQPEIVGGPDDTPGQAFRGDIGFQHVDFAYHSPDNGHQVLRDITFTVPAGSTVALVGRMGSGKSSLVHLLPRLFDVSDGSITIGGRDIRTFSLAALRRGIGFVPQDPFLFSTRLKDNIAFGMPTVDLDQVQWAAEVASIGREIEELPKSYDTVVGERGITLSGGQKQRATLARALMADPPILVLDDALSSVDAQTEQAILHALRDSTREKTVILISHRISAVREADLIVVLDGGRIAETGTHAGLVARNGIYAELFHQQALEQELAEF; this is encoded by the coding sequence ATGTATCGTCTCTGGCCGTATATCTTTCGTTACCGCTACCGGTATCTGCGCGGTATCCTGTGCCTGTTGGTAACCGCCAGCCTGGCGATGTCCATCCCGCTGCTGCTCAAACGCGCGGTTGAAGGTATTGAGCAGGGGCTGCCCTTTTTTGATATCAGCCTGTCGGTGGCGGCCATCATCGGGGTGGCCCTGATTCTGGGCGTGGTCCGCGCCTTTTCGCGCTTTCTGATCTTCAATGTCGGCCGCGACATTGAGTACGAGCTGCGCAACGATCTGTTCGCCCACGTCCAGCAGCTGTCGCTGCGCTACTACCAGCGCAACTTCACCGGCGACCTGATGTCCCGTTTCGTGAACGACGTGAACGCGGTCCGGCTGCTGCTGGGGCTGGGCATTCTGAATGTGCTGAACACCCCCCTCTACTATGTCTACGCGCTGTCGGCCATGATCGCCATGGACCCCGGCCTGACCCTGGTCGCCCTGGCTCCCTACCCACTGATGATCGTCGTTGTCCGGGTTATGAGTCGCCAGATCATGGCCCGCACCCTGCGCGTCCAGGAGGGGCTGGCCGACCTCTCGACCCGGGTCCAGGAGGGCGCCAGCGGCATGCATGTGGTGCGCGCCTATGCGCGCGAGGAGTGGCAGAACGCCGAGTTCGCCAGCCTGAACGCGCGCTTCAAGGCCGACAGCATCGCCCTGTCCCGGGTCCGGGGGCTGTTTCCGCCGCTGATGAAAAGCGTGTCCGGGCTCGGCCTGCTGGTCATCCTGTGGTACGGCGGGACTCAGGTCATTGCCGGCCGGCTGAGCCTGGGCGATCTGGTCGCTTTCATGGGCTATCTCCACCTGCTGGCCTGGCCGACCATGGCGCTCGGCTGGCTGGTGTCCATCTTACAGCGGGGACGGGCTGCCCTGCAGCGCCTGGACAGCGTCTTCCGCGTCCAGCCCGAGATTGTCGGCGGTCCCGACGACACACCGGGTCAGGCGTTCCGGGGCGACATCGGCTTTCAGCATGTCGATTTTGCCTATCACAGCCCGGACAACGGGCATCAGGTGCTGCGCGATATCACCTTTACCGTGCCGGCTGGCTCCACGGTCGCGCTGGTCGGTCGGATGGGCTCGGGAAAAAGCAGCCTGGTCCATCTGCTGCCGCGCCTGTTCGACGTGAGCGACGGCTCGATCACTATTGGCGGCAGGGATATTCGGACCTTTTCCCTGGCCGCCCTGCGCCGTGGCATCGGCTTTGTGCCCCAGGACCCGTTTCTGTTTTCGACCCGGCTCAAGGACAATATCGCCTTTGGCATGCCGACGGTTGACCTCGACCAGGTCCAGTGGGCGGCCGAGGTTGCCAGCATCGGCCGCGAGATCGAAGAGCTGCCCAAGAGCTATGACACGGTCGTCGGTGAGCGCGGGATTACCCTGTCCGGCGGCCAGAAACAACGCGCGACGCTGGCCCGCGCCCTGATGGCCGACCCCCCGATCCTGGTCCTTGACGACGCGCTGTCGAGCGTGGATGCCCAGACCGAGCAGGCCATTCTGCACGCTTTGCGCGACTCGACCCGGGAGAAGACGGTCATTCTGATTTCGCACCGCATCTCTGCGGTCCGGGAGGCCGACCTGATTGTCGTGCTCGACGGCGGCCGGATTGCCGAGACCGGCACGCACGCGGGTCTGGTCGCCCGCAACGGGATCTACGCCGAACTCTTTCATCAGCAGGCGCTCGAACAGGAACTGGCGGAATTCTGA
- a CDS encoding O-antigen ligase family protein, whose amino-acid sequence MGDGTGAGWEERWGRVLSAVLGLFFIGLCTSVAIQQTLLGLLLGLGAYHCWRTRRVPFTTLDPALGLFFGALLVSSLLGPDPLHSLSAYRKLWLVGAFFVAYVLVDSRHTAERLLGLVVITAAGLAAYGIVQHYTGLDLARQLVGKPARLDPVWLGDGAGFRTAGLFPSGITYAHNLLFPLSLVTALLFGPAYSRWKRAGLWFGWGLMVFALLFSLTRGVWIAYGCVLLGCGVVRGRRALPGVAGGIVVCGVLLLGAGDGVRERAAQVFDLNAATNLARSRIWQANIDMIADRPLFGWGYGNYKRFREPYYAPYPEADTDAHAHNTFLQLWVDGGWLGLVAFLALMAVILGRGWRIYTGLSVEPLKSYALGIVLGLVGFLVGGLTQHNFGDAEVVIVLWALVGVLLRLERWTGE is encoded by the coding sequence GTGGGAGACGGCACAGGCGCGGGTTGGGAAGAGCGATGGGGGCGCGTTCTTTCCGCCGTTTTGGGGCTGTTCTTTATCGGTCTGTGCACCTCGGTGGCGATCCAACAGACCCTGCTCGGCCTGCTGCTGGGCCTTGGCGCGTACCACTGCTGGCGGACGCGTCGTGTCCCGTTCACCACGCTCGACCCGGCCCTGGGGCTGTTCTTCGGCGCGCTGCTGGTGTCGAGCCTGCTCGGTCCGGACCCGCTGCATTCCCTGTCCGCGTATCGCAAGCTGTGGCTGGTCGGTGCCTTTTTTGTTGCTTACGTCTTGGTGGACAGCCGTCACACCGCAGAACGGCTGCTCGGGCTCGTGGTGATAACCGCGGCCGGGCTGGCCGCCTACGGCATTGTCCAGCACTACACCGGCCTCGATCTGGCGCGTCAGCTGGTCGGCAAACCGGCCAGGCTCGACCCTGTCTGGCTGGGCGACGGAGCGGGCTTTCGGACCGCCGGGCTTTTTCCGTCGGGCATCACCTACGCCCACAACCTGCTGTTCCCGCTGTCCCTGGTCACAGCCCTGCTGTTTGGTCCGGCGTACAGCCGGTGGAAGAGGGCCGGGCTGTGGTTTGGCTGGGGCCTGATGGTGTTTGCCCTGCTGTTCTCCCTGACCCGGGGGGTGTGGATCGCCTATGGCTGTGTGCTCCTGGGCTGCGGTGTGGTGCGCGGCCGCCGCGCCCTGCCGGGGGTGGCCGGGGGGATTGTCGTGTGCGGGGTGTTGCTGCTCGGTGCCGGAGACGGCGTACGGGAGCGGGCCGCCCAGGTTTTTGATCTGAACGCGGCCACCAACCTGGCCCGGAGCCGGATCTGGCAGGCCAATATCGACATGATTGCCGACCGGCCGCTGTTCGGCTGGGGCTACGGCAACTACAAGCGCTTTCGGGAGCCCTACTACGCCCCCTATCCTGAGGCCGACACCGACGCCCACGCCCACAACACCTTCCTCCAGCTATGGGTTGATGGCGGGTGGCTGGGACTCGTCGCCTTTCTAGCCCTGATGGCGGTCATCCTGGGCAGGGGCTGGCGGATCTATACCGGGCTGTCGGTCGAGCCCCTCAAGAGCTATGCCCTGGGTATTGTGCTCGGCCTTGTCGGCTTTCTCGTCGGCGGGCTGACGCAGCACAATTTCGGCGATGCCGAGGTGGTGATTGTGCTGTGGGCGCTGGTCGGCGTGTTGCTGCGCCTGGAGCGGTGGACCGGGGAGTGA
- a CDS encoding alpha/beta fold hydrolase translates to MEEHMTFAVGDISLEGLFSAPSTPPSIGAVICHPHPQYGGEMRNNVVSALSLAFQEAGIATLRFNFRGVGQSGGSHGEGEAEIEDVKAAVTALLERQPVSTVVVAGYSFGSVVGLRAGAEDERVHTLVGVALPIGFRDPSFLLTANKPTLLVSGDNDNFSPIPGLQELIENMPAPKKLVTLPGVDHFFWGHESAVAHAAVEFLGQQEGGGDRA, encoded by the coding sequence ATGGAAGAGCATATGACGTTTGCGGTTGGCGATATCAGCCTTGAGGGCCTGTTTTCAGCGCCGTCCACTCCCCCGTCCATCGGCGCGGTGATCTGTCACCCCCACCCCCAGTACGGCGGAGAGATGCGCAACAATGTGGTCTCGGCCCTGAGCCTGGCGTTTCAGGAGGCCGGCATCGCCACCCTGCGCTTCAATTTCCGCGGGGTGGGCCAGAGCGGCGGCAGTCACGGCGAGGGAGAGGCGGAAATCGAGGACGTGAAGGCGGCCGTTACCGCCCTGCTTGAGCGTCAGCCGGTCTCGACCGTGGTGGTCGCCGGCTATTCGTTCGGCTCGGTCGTCGGGCTGCGGGCCGGGGCTGAGGACGAGCGGGTGCATACGCTGGTCGGCGTGGCCCTGCCAATCGGCTTTCGCGACCCCTCGTTTCTGCTGACGGCCAACAAACCGACGCTGCTGGTCAGCGGGGATAACGATAACTTCTCCCCCATCCCCGGACTCCAGGAGCTGATCGAAAACATGCCCGCGCCCAAAAAGCTGGTGACGCTGCCGGGGGTGGACCATTTTTTCTGGGGACACGAAAGCGCGGTCGCCCACGCCGCAGTGGAGTTCCTGGGGCAGCAGGAAGGCGGAGGAGATCGCGCCTGA